One segment of Pseudobythopirellula maris DNA contains the following:
- a CDS encoding GEVED domain-containing protein, with product MSKNRKSRSGASRFSPLLGGKTTQARKAPRRRAKSRNVERLEERQMLAADFIPNDPYFSDQWHLRADGQLVLQPDSDVYLDTFAVPGEDINVTGAWGQGVDGSGIQIAIISGGFALSHEDIAANIRTDLQIDLLAGGTPAYSDPTDVNGTALAGLAAAVGNNGIGGVGVAFGADIIPIRMIPGQLDGVAFDFTSPDNVTVANDAYRYLAGIPLDTDGDQVIDAIVAQDMTDIYLHGYLIEDVSGNFDGSADRMDPELIEAIRETARLGRSVWLDVDGDGFVDEGEYRSLGSIHVVGSGDNNGPDYVDAFESLGNFESSQYDQLANSIYTITVGGVDHGGDYENPESGSISPVWETGSNVLLVAPVGSRSTLNVEGEIGQGSGLVTTDLPGEDGSNVLPFVNDEYDNDYFIDTDYMSNYSSTTAAAAQVAGAIALMLDANPNLSRRDVEKILLMSARQNDQFSTTWVTNPFRAFVDPDFDIPLYHYYDIDLDGDGEADIEDAVLPNLEGFDPFFEGDVDDLYTTPEGDVALPVDGDDTNYPFLPAYKAIFANIPDFDLPAVLSPTIVVDEDGEFIDPDGNAGVPGTSYYVFPYIDISAIQTGEGEGDPPVPIFPTILSSSGSSAVTIPVDPLFVFQGLFDDDVDSGGGFFLTFPENELSVPLNFENGAGFTVSYGYGQQLEETGYAHGVLDVNLAVELALAWDVFDQYVDDTKTLTSGVLGGNGSVFRVQPRAFADLDPDGEIQMIIPGGLNGGNINTGFYNQFSEPYAFEIIEDNDGNEIGSVITGAPFYNPNGDVNLNSGRGLPSLPLEFDPSITTDFLSVEWVEVTLQIASGDIEHLNISLVSPDGTQSVLSPYRLQPGDGGAPFVFQTPQGDEGAAIPGDDVIDDFIVTGEGLGFLNDPTGQSPFQQVGGIDFGGATPVAGGEFWTFTTNRHFAELFATEQAANWQLVFENWGDGAVTFESNLQVKIHGTEVSGTRIQGKVGVDDNAQGIEGSDHLAMIGAGVDNDENFNFERHIELGEVLVTTDIGTTITQTVVLDDAFDSVHYDSGIYQSRLPDTGEEFAYPVVDRDAYMNQDSAAMIGSVQTFIQETTGLPTSITAVDVSLLTTNGESITYQNFDYSQESFASNVTVAATQFEVEYDATGNAISRTPTGKVQYFTTGADGNYYFDVESTPLPPDPVDQPGAYWEWFSDFGKTLEYEISIDTSQDASLEDRIIARSYASTQDVLESGFSSFEYDSLQKQYSVSVFSGDAQLFGGDPASLGFTSVVKELNFLLEIDPAATLVDVSGVVISDFDGNGAANSFDTALEGVTVYYDANENGVLDVGESTGVTDENGAYTLSLSIPGEQDVTIRVVEADVESALGESFSYVAPLSGAVTTLTDQGDAISASFYVQPDSGVGAIIDGSIYEDVNDNQTQDSNETAPGLSFRVYIDANGNQSYDAGEVSTMTDANGQFRLNPAGGSTYTVRVDLSGAEYRQTTPDNGAGVAVTINAGEATDGVTFGLFDQRTQDFGDLIYDPASGKRYPTTLANNGARHTVVPGIFLGSGVDTEVDGIQSTDATGDNLNGANDEDGVVLVSPRILPNSTVTFDITATGLSASLNAWIDFNNDGDWDDPGERIADDMFLVSGETNRVSFATPSSVNISASHLAARFRWGNFGLGYTGAASTGEVEDYMLATSQVVTVSGHVNLDFNNNSAYDAATDSPFTNVRVYHDANNNGQFDFGERSDTTNANGQYVFSITPTGTSTNARIRIDESTLPGDYTYKSPSSGMFESTVLPGSTVGGRFLIRPTGGLPGSLTGTVFYDIDGDGLQDPGELGRSGVAVQLYGADDADGLYNDLKLTAITDADGNYTFNPTQNNTYQVALNLSETTLIQSSPIGARTVVVQDGTTTTVGLFGVDDAPTGGGAVGTQDYGDLFVDATHNYPTLPANNGARHTVVPGIYLGGGVDTDSGTLTSTDATADDIAGTDDEDGVTLLSDSVVRNSTIDIQITATGAASSSLNAWIDFNNDGDWDDPGEQIADDMSLLNGTHTYVFATPSGVGSVAADAMIAARFRWGNFGLSYTGSATAGEVEDYYFDTDLSTMGSAGPIRGDYNGDGAVDRADYDEWVSTYGSATQLQADGNLDGEVNGADFTVWRDAKEVYDAQQAAAALAAANAVAPEPMAAESVSAPVVEPIVTVVDSGPIEEFADDEPVVAAAVFGPGVYYHNDPQASTFAGGGAAVETTPDAELLDSALLEWSIDADGEEDEDDSAATFDESEGEELTESALALALGDEEDSLF from the coding sequence GTGAGCAAGAACCGCAAGAGCCGTTCGGGAGCCAGCCGTTTCAGCCCCTTGTTGGGCGGCAAGACCACACAAGCTCGCAAGGCGCCGCGCCGGCGTGCGAAGAGCCGCAACGTCGAGCGGCTCGAAGAGCGGCAGATGCTCGCCGCCGATTTCATTCCCAACGATCCTTACTTCAGTGACCAATGGCACCTGCGCGCCGACGGTCAGCTGGTGCTCCAGCCGGACTCTGATGTCTACCTCGATACCTTCGCGGTCCCGGGGGAAGACATCAACGTGACCGGGGCTTGGGGCCAAGGGGTCGACGGCTCCGGTATCCAGATCGCGATCATCTCGGGTGGCTTTGCTCTCAGCCACGAAGACATAGCCGCGAACATCCGCACCGACCTGCAGATCGACCTGCTCGCTGGCGGCACGCCGGCTTACTCCGACCCGACCGACGTGAACGGCACGGCCCTGGCTGGCTTGGCGGCCGCGGTCGGCAACAACGGTATTGGCGGCGTCGGCGTAGCTTTCGGCGCAGACATCATCCCGATCCGCATGATCCCCGGACAACTCGATGGGGTGGCGTTCGACTTCACGTCGCCCGACAACGTGACGGTCGCCAACGACGCCTACCGCTATCTGGCTGGCATTCCGCTCGACACCGACGGCGACCAGGTGATCGATGCGATCGTCGCGCAAGACATGACGGACATCTATCTCCACGGTTACTTGATAGAAGACGTCTCGGGCAATTTTGACGGGTCTGCCGATCGCATGGACCCCGAACTCATCGAGGCGATCCGCGAGACCGCGCGGCTGGGCCGATCGGTCTGGCTCGACGTGGACGGAGACGGCTTTGTCGACGAGGGAGAGTACCGCAGCCTCGGATCGATCCATGTCGTTGGCTCCGGCGACAACAACGGCCCGGACTATGTCGATGCGTTTGAGAGTCTCGGCAACTTCGAGTCCTCTCAATACGACCAGCTCGCCAACTCGATCTACACCATCACGGTCGGCGGCGTCGATCACGGCGGTGACTACGAGAACCCCGAGTCGGGCTCGATCAGTCCGGTCTGGGAGACCGGTTCGAACGTGCTGCTGGTGGCGCCGGTTGGCTCCCGATCGACCCTCAACGTTGAGGGAGAGATCGGCCAAGGCAGCGGTTTGGTCACGACCGACTTGCCGGGCGAGGATGGCAGCAACGTGTTGCCGTTCGTGAACGACGAGTACGACAACGACTACTTCATCGATACCGATTACATGTCGAACTACAGTTCGACGACCGCCGCCGCCGCCCAGGTGGCCGGCGCCATCGCGCTGATGCTCGACGCGAACCCGAACCTCAGCCGCCGCGATGTCGAGAAGATCTTGCTGATGTCGGCGCGTCAGAACGACCAATTCAGCACGACCTGGGTCACCAACCCGTTCCGGGCGTTCGTCGACCCCGATTTCGACATCCCGCTGTACCACTACTACGACATCGACCTCGATGGTGACGGCGAAGCCGACATCGAGGACGCCGTTCTGCCGAACCTCGAAGGTTTCGATCCGTTCTTCGAGGGCGATGTCGACGACTTGTACACAACGCCCGAAGGTGATGTGGCGTTGCCCGTCGATGGGGACGACACCAATTACCCGTTCTTGCCCGCCTACAAGGCGATCTTCGCCAACATTCCCGACTTCGATCTGCCGGCGGTTCTGTCGCCCACCATCGTGGTTGATGAGGATGGCGAATTCATAGACCCCGATGGAAACGCGGGAGTTCCGGGGACCTCTTACTACGTCTTCCCATACATCGATATCTCTGCGATCCAGACGGGTGAAGGCGAAGGGGACCCGCCAGTGCCGATCTTCCCGACGATCTTGAGCTCCTCGGGCTCGTCCGCTGTAACGATCCCGGTTGATCCGCTCTTTGTCTTCCAGGGGTTGTTCGATGACGACGTGGACTCGGGGGGCGGCTTCTTTCTCACGTTCCCCGAGAATGAGCTCAGCGTCCCGCTGAATTTTGAGAACGGCGCCGGGTTCACGGTGAGCTACGGCTACGGGCAGCAGCTCGAAGAGACCGGCTACGCGCACGGCGTTTTGGACGTCAACCTTGCCGTCGAACTCGCTTTGGCGTGGGATGTTTTCGATCAGTACGTCGACGACACAAAGACGCTCACCTCAGGCGTGCTCGGCGGGAACGGCTCCGTTTTTAGGGTCCAGCCGCGGGCGTTCGCCGATCTCGACCCGGATGGCGAAATCCAGATGATCATCCCTGGCGGTCTGAACGGCGGTAATATTAATACGGGTTTTTACAATCAGTTCTCCGAGCCTTACGCGTTTGAGATCATTGAGGACAACGACGGCAACGAGATCGGATCGGTGATCACGGGGGCGCCGTTCTATAATCCCAACGGCGATGTCAATCTGAATAGCGGCCGTGGGCTCCCCAGTTTGCCGCTCGAGTTCGATCCGAGCATCACCACCGATTTCCTTTCGGTCGAGTGGGTTGAAGTCACGCTGCAAATCGCTAGTGGTGATATCGAGCACCTGAATATCTCCCTGGTCTCTCCGGACGGCACGCAAAGCGTGCTGAGCCCTTACCGTTTGCAGCCCGGAGACGGCGGCGCGCCCTTCGTGTTCCAGACTCCGCAGGGGGACGAAGGCGCGGCCATCCCCGGCGATGATGTGATCGACGATTTTATCGTCACAGGAGAAGGCCTAGGTTTCCTGAATGATCCGACGGGCCAATCGCCTTTCCAGCAAGTTGGCGGCATCGATTTCGGCGGAGCTACTCCCGTGGCAGGCGGTGAGTTCTGGACTTTCACCACCAACCGTCACTTTGCGGAGTTGTTCGCCACCGAGCAGGCCGCAAACTGGCAGCTCGTCTTCGAGAACTGGGGCGACGGCGCCGTTACTTTCGAGTCCAATCTTCAGGTGAAGATCCATGGCACCGAGGTCTCCGGAACCCGCATCCAGGGCAAGGTGGGTGTTGATGACAACGCGCAAGGGATCGAGGGTAGTGATCACCTCGCGATGATTGGCGCCGGCGTCGACAACGACGAGAACTTCAACTTCGAGCGCCACATCGAGCTCGGCGAAGTCCTGGTGACGACCGACATCGGGACCACGATTACGCAGACCGTGGTGCTCGACGACGCGTTCGATTCGGTGCACTACGACAGCGGCATCTACCAGAGCCGCCTCCCCGACACGGGAGAAGAGTTCGCGTACCCGGTGGTCGACCGAGACGCGTACATGAACCAAGATTCGGCGGCCATGATCGGCTCGGTGCAGACCTTCATCCAAGAGACGACGGGCCTTCCGACCTCGATCACCGCGGTGGACGTCTCGCTGCTGACCACGAACGGCGAATCGATCACCTATCAGAACTTCGATTACAGCCAAGAGAGCTTCGCGTCGAACGTCACGGTGGCTGCCACGCAGTTCGAGGTGGAGTACGACGCGACGGGCAACGCCATTTCACGGACCCCGACCGGCAAGGTTCAGTACTTCACGACCGGGGCCGACGGCAACTACTACTTCGACGTCGAGTCCACGCCCTTGCCTCCCGATCCGGTCGATCAGCCCGGCGCCTACTGGGAGTGGTTCAGCGATTTTGGCAAGACGCTCGAGTACGAGATCTCGATCGACACGTCTCAGGATGCGTCGCTCGAGGATCGCATCATCGCCCGTTCTTACGCATCTACACAGGATGTCTTGGAGAGTGGGTTCAGCAGTTTCGAGTACGACAGCTTGCAGAAGCAGTACTCGGTGTCGGTGTTCTCAGGAGACGCGCAACTGTTCGGTGGTGACCCGGCCAGCCTGGGCTTCACGTCAGTGGTTAAGGAACTCAACTTCCTGCTCGAGATCGACCCGGCCGCCACGTTGGTCGACGTGTCGGGCGTGGTGATCAGCGACTTCGACGGCAACGGGGCCGCCAACAGCTTCGATACCGCGCTCGAGGGCGTGACGGTTTACTACGACGCCAACGAGAACGGCGTGCTCGACGTGGGCGAGTCGACCGGCGTCACCGACGAGAACGGCGCCTACACCTTGTCGCTCTCGATCCCCGGCGAGCAGGACGTGACGATCCGCGTGGTCGAAGCCGACGTGGAGTCGGCCCTAGGCGAGTCGTTCTCTTACGTCGCCCCGCTCAGCGGAGCCGTGACCACGCTCACCGACCAAGGCGACGCGATCTCGGCCAGCTTCTACGTGCAGCCGGACTCGGGCGTCGGGGCGATCATCGACGGCTCGATTTACGAGGACGTGAACGACAACCAAACGCAGGACAGCAACGAGACCGCGCCCGGCCTCAGCTTCCGGGTTTACATCGACGCGAACGGCAACCAGAGCTACGACGCCGGCGAGGTGTCGACGATGACCGACGCCAACGGCCAGTTCCGGTTGAACCCGGCCGGCGGGTCGACCTACACGGTGCGTGTCGATCTCTCCGGCGCCGAGTACCGTCAGACGACGCCCGACAACGGGGCGGGGGTCGCGGTGACGATCAACGCCGGCGAGGCGACCGACGGCGTGACCTTCGGGTTGTTCGACCAACGGACCCAGGACTTCGGCGACCTGATCTACGATCCCGCCTCGGGCAAGCGATACCCGACAACTCTGGCCAACAACGGCGCCCGCCACACGGTGGTGCCCGGCATTTTCTTGGGCTCGGGCGTCGACACCGAGGTCGATGGCATCCAGAGCACCGACGCCACGGGCGACAACCTCAACGGGGCCAACGACGAGGATGGCGTGGTGCTGGTCAGCCCCCGCATCTTGCCGAACTCGACCGTCACGTTTGACATCACGGCCACCGGCCTGAGCGCGTCGCTCAACGCGTGGATCGACTTCAACAACGACGGCGACTGGGACGACCCGGGCGAACGGATCGCCGACGACATGTTCTTGGTCTCGGGCGAGACCAACCGCGTCTCGTTCGCCACGCCCTCCAGCGTGAATATTTCGGCCTCGCACTTGGCCGCTCGCTTCCGTTGGGGCAACTTCGGCCTGGGTTACACCGGGGCCGCGAGCACCGGCGAAGTCGAGGACTACATGCTGGCCACCAGCCAGGTGGTGACGGTCAGCGGCCACGTGAACCTCGATTTCAACAACAACTCGGCCTACGACGCGGCGACCGATTCGCCGTTCACGAACGTCCGCGTTTACCACGACGCGAACAACAACGGGCAGTTCGACTTCGGTGAGCGGAGCGACACCACGAACGCGAACGGCCAGTACGTGTTCTCGATCACGCCCACGGGCACGAGCACGAACGCCCGGATCCGGATCGACGAGAGCACCCTGCCGGGCGACTACACTTACAAGTCGCCCAGCAGCGGCATGTTCGAGTCGACCGTGCTGCCGGGCTCCACGGTCGGCGGCCGATTCTTGATCCGCCCGACCGGCGGCCTGCCGGGAAGTCTGACGGGCACGGTCTTCTACGACATCGACGGCGATGGCTTGCAGGACCCGGGCGAGCTCGGGCGTTCGGGCGTGGCCGTGCAACTGTACGGCGCCGACGATGCGGACGGTCTTTACAACGACCTGAAGCTCACCGCCATCACCGACGCCGACGGCAACTACACGTTCAACCCGACCCAGAACAACACGTACCAGGTGGCGCTGAATCTCAGCGAGACCACGCTGATCCAAAGCTCTCCGATCGGGGCGCGTACGGTGGTGGTACAGGACGGCACGACCACGACGGTCGGCCTGTTCGGTGTTGACGACGCTCCCACCGGCGGCGGCGCCGTGGGCACGCAGGATTACGGCGACCTGTTCGTCGACGCGACCCACAACTACCCCACGCTGCCCGCCAATAACGGCGCCCGTCACACCGTGGTGCCCGGCATCTACCTGGGAGGCGGGGTCGACACGGACAGCGGCACGCTCACGTCAACGGACGCCACGGCCGACGACATCGCCGGCACGGACGACGAGGACGGCGTCACCCTGCTCAGTGATTCGGTCGTCCGCAATTCGACGATCGACATCCAGATCACCGCGACCGGGGCGGCCAGCTCTTCGCTCAACGCGTGGATCGACTTCAACAACGACGGCGACTGGGATGATCCGGGCGAGCAGATCGCCGACGACATGTCGCTGCTCAACGGCACCCACACCTACGTGTTCGCCACGCCGAGCGGTGTTGGATCGGTGGCCGCCGACGCGATGATCGCCGCTCGCTTCCGCTGGGGCAACTTCGGCCTGAGTTACACCGGCAGCGCTACTGCCGGTGAAGTCGAGGACTACTACTTCGACACCGACCTGAGCACCATGGGCAGCGCCGGTCCGATCCGGGGCGACTACAACGGCGACGGCGCCGTCGACAGGGCCGACTACGACGAGTGGGTTAGCACCTACGGCTCGGCTACCCAACTGCAGGCCGACGGCAACCTGGACGGCGAGGTCAACGGCGCCGACTTCACGGTCTGGCGTGACGCCAAGGAGGTTTACGACGCCCAGCAGGCGGCTGCGGCGCTCGCCGCTGCGAACGCCGTCGCTCCGGAGCCGATGGCCGCCGAATCGGTTTCGGCTCCTGTGGTCGAGCCGATAGTCACGGTCGTTGATTCGGGCCCGATCGAAGAATTCGCAGACGACGAGCCGGTTGTCGCCGCTGCGGTCTTTGGCCCGGGTGTCTACTACCACAACGACCCGCAGGCCTCGACGTTCGCGGGCGGCGGAGCGGCGGTCGAAACAACTCCCGATGCCGAATTGCTCGACTCGGCCTTGCTCGAGTGGTCGATCGACGCCGACGGCGAGGAAGACGAAGACGACTCGGCCGCCACGTTCGACGAGTCCGAGGGCGAAGAGCTGACCGAGTCGGCCTTGGCGCTCGCACTGGGTGACGAAGAAGACTCGCTCTTCTGA
- a CDS encoding BBP7 family outer membrane beta-barrel protein has protein sequence MKKAISIGLFAWGTAMACGVMLSAHKALAQQGYVPPTFYGAQVAGGPMAAGPMNNGQWTNAHGDSVTPASFSQAYGCGSGCGPMGCGPMGGGGPMGGGMMAAMMGTPSGYDAGYGAVGPSEQCGPHYFDFSTEYLFYTRDTDAFGGDTVLSTFGFANNPNDQAELDQNSAIRSSDIESNDMNGWRIVGRIDVGALSVMEFGYSALYSDESSVFNVPANDPNPGAGPGRQLFSIFSAYGTANPGGPTPATVDDVFAQIDQASIHRYTFDHELESVEANFRRYWVGHSPRITGTYLAGFRYTSLDEALGFFSQSSQAGQGSISIETEVENRLVGAQVGGDGWITVWQGIRVGGEVKAGIFGNNYDEKTNISPSTTDSTAVGSSRRSDSLVSFLGEAKLSVVANVTPSISLKGGYEILYLNNVALAGDNFLGAEPYGEVPGAPAAAPVSDNGEALYHGFHAGLECTY, from the coding sequence ATGAAAAAAGCGATCTCAATCGGCTTGTTCGCTTGGGGAACAGCCATGGCGTGTGGGGTCATGCTCAGCGCCCACAAAGCGCTCGCACAGCAGGGCTACGTGCCGCCCACCTTTTACGGCGCCCAAGTCGCCGGCGGCCCGATGGCTGCTGGCCCCATGAACAACGGGCAATGGACGAACGCCCACGGCGACTCGGTCACGCCAGCGAGCTTCAGCCAGGCATACGGCTGCGGAAGTGGTTGCGGCCCAATGGGTTGTGGTCCGATGGGCGGCGGCGGGCCGATGGGCGGCGGCATGATGGCCGCCATGATGGGGACACCTTCCGGCTACGACGCTGGCTACGGCGCCGTTGGCCCGAGCGAGCAGTGCGGCCCCCATTACTTCGATTTCTCTACCGAGTACCTGTTTTACACTCGCGATACCGATGCGTTTGGCGGCGACACGGTCCTCTCGACCTTTGGCTTCGCCAACAACCCGAACGATCAGGCGGAACTGGATCAGAACTCGGCGATCCGGTCGAGCGACATCGAGTCCAACGACATGAACGGCTGGCGGATCGTGGGACGGATTGATGTCGGCGCCCTCTCGGTGATGGAATTTGGCTACAGCGCGCTGTACAGCGATGAGAGCTCGGTGTTCAACGTGCCGGCGAACGATCCCAACCCAGGCGCCGGGCCCGGCAGGCAGCTGTTCAGCATTTTCAGCGCCTACGGCACGGCAAACCCGGGCGGCCCGACGCCTGCGACCGTGGACGACGTGTTCGCCCAGATCGACCAGGCTTCGATCCACCGCTACACGTTCGACCACGAATTGGAGTCGGTCGAGGCGAACTTCCGTCGCTACTGGGTCGGCCACAGCCCCAGAATCACAGGCACCTACCTGGCCGGCTTTCGCTACACGAGCCTCGACGAGGCGCTAGGCTTCTTCTCGCAGTCGAGCCAAGCGGGGCAAGGCTCGATCTCGATCGAGACGGAGGTTGAGAACCGGCTGGTCGGCGCCCAAGTGGGCGGCGACGGCTGGATCACCGTGTGGCAGGGCATCCGCGTTGGCGGCGAAGTGAAAGCGGGCATCTTCGGCAACAACTACGACGAGAAAACCAATATCTCGCCATCGACGACCGATTCCACCGCGGTTGGTTCGTCGCGGCGATCCGACAGCCTGGTGTCGTTCCTTGGCGAAGCGAAGCTCTCGGTCGTCGCCAACGTCACGCCGAGCATCTCGCTCAAGGGCGGGTACGAGATCCTGTACCTGAACAACGTCGCGTTGGCCGGCGACAACTTCCTGGGCGCCGAGCCTTACGGCGAGGTCCCTGGTGCACCGGCGGCCGCGCCGGTGTCCGACAATGGCGAAGCCCTGTACCACGGCTTCCACGCGGGTCTGGAATGCACCTACTGA
- the hflX gene encoding GTPase HflX, which produces MEIDRKKGVHSESAVLVGVQLPDSHEESEPLTELAGLVESAGAEIVGRLHQRREAPDPAAYLGKGKLESLQQMVAAAEADVIVFDNDLSPAQVRNLEQATKVKVLDRTELILDIFSTRAQTHEARLAVELAQLEYSLPRLKRMWTHLSRLKMGVGMRGPGEKQLETDRRLVERRIVDLKRDLEKVLRRKEREVAARSDRMTVSLVGYTNAGKSTLLNRLTAGEVYAKDQLFATLDTRTRRWRLPSWGPVLLSDTVGFIRDLPHRLIASFKATLEEARQADLLLHVADASNPAVFDQIKAVHSVLAEIGIDQKDTLLVLNKADNADDKQLAVIESRYPGSVRVSAHTGDGLDRLESAVSEALSQGFVEADVVTAVGNGKLFAYLAKHGEILSRTFNEDRVAIHCRVPKKYLGRIAAGDAEVVVRTASDSGVLGGGNVDGGIVLPASDNALSDSAMDDVA; this is translated from the coding sequence ATGGAAATCGACCGCAAGAAGGGTGTTCACAGCGAGTCGGCCGTGCTGGTCGGCGTCCAGCTGCCCGATTCTCATGAAGAGTCTGAACCGCTGACCGAGCTCGCCGGCTTGGTCGAATCGGCGGGGGCCGAGATCGTCGGTCGATTGCACCAGCGCCGCGAGGCGCCCGACCCGGCCGCCTACTTAGGCAAGGGCAAGCTCGAAAGCCTCCAGCAGATGGTCGCCGCGGCCGAGGCCGACGTGATCGTCTTCGACAACGACCTCTCGCCGGCCCAAGTTCGCAATCTTGAGCAAGCCACCAAGGTCAAGGTGCTCGACCGCACCGAGCTGATCCTCGATATCTTCTCGACCCGCGCGCAAACGCACGAGGCCCGCTTGGCGGTCGAGCTTGCGCAGCTCGAATACTCCCTGCCGCGTCTGAAGCGGATGTGGACCCACCTCTCGCGTTTGAAGATGGGCGTCGGCATGCGTGGCCCGGGCGAGAAGCAGCTCGAAACCGACCGCCGGCTGGTCGAGCGCCGCATCGTCGACCTGAAACGCGACCTCGAGAAGGTGCTCCGACGCAAAGAACGCGAGGTCGCCGCGCGCAGCGACCGCATGACGGTCTCGCTGGTGGGCTACACGAACGCCGGCAAGAGCACGCTGCTCAATCGACTCACCGCCGGCGAGGTTTACGCCAAGGACCAGCTCTTCGCCACGCTCGACACGCGCACCCGCCGCTGGCGGCTGCCGAGCTGGGGGCCGGTGCTGCTGAGCGACACGGTCGGATTCATCCGCGACCTGCCTCACCGCTTGATCGCGAGCTTCAAGGCGACGCTCGAAGAGGCGCGCCAGGCCGACCTGCTGCTGCATGTAGCCGACGCCAGCAACCCGGCCGTGTTCGATCAGATCAAGGCGGTTCACTCGGTGCTCGCCGAGATCGGCATCGACCAAAAGGACACCCTGCTGGTGCTCAACAAGGCCGACAACGCCGACGACAAGCAGCTGGCGGTGATCGAGAGCCGTTACCCCGGATCGGTGCGAGTGAGCGCCCACACCGGCGACGGGCTCGACCGCCTCGAGTCGGCAGTGAGCGAGGCCCTCAGCCAAGGCTTTGTCGAAGCCGATGTCGTGACAGCCGTCGGCAACGGCAAGCTTTTCGCTTACCTGGCCAAGCACGGCGAGATTCTCAGCCGCACTTTCAACGAAGACCGCGTGGCGATCCATTGCCGCGTGCCGAAGAAATACCTCGGTCGTATCGCCGCCGGAGACGCAGAAGTCGTCGTCCGCACGGCGAGCGATTCGGGCGTGCTGGGCGGCGGCAATGTTGACGGCGGCATTGTCTTGCCTGCTAGTGACAATGCCCTGTCGGACAGCGCGATGGACGACGTGGCTTGA
- a CDS encoding SDR family NAD(P)-dependent oxidoreductase, which translates to MRRSLRDKRVVLTGASTGIGRVLALRLAREGARLVLVARNQEKLAGVAEEARRLGGEAVVCAGDVTDPIVRTAALQTAKAEFGGLDLLINNAGVSALGRFVGSDPDRLRSVMELNLFAAAELIRGAAPMLADGDDPLVVNMGSVLGHVGAPHNSEYCASKFALRGLSEAIRPELRRSGIGLLLVSPGTVATEFFDHVVDKRNDPPWGKPRGVTPERVARRTVRAMKWRRREIVVGCAAHAMVLANRLFPRLVRCALRRYG; encoded by the coding sequence TTGAGACGCTCGCTCCGCGACAAACGTGTGGTTCTGACCGGCGCCTCGACGGGCATTGGCCGTGTCCTCGCTTTGCGGCTCGCCCGGGAGGGCGCCCGCTTGGTTCTCGTCGCCCGCAACCAGGAAAAGCTGGCCGGCGTCGCCGAAGAGGCGCGACGCCTCGGGGGCGAGGCGGTCGTTTGCGCGGGCGACGTCACCGATCCGATCGTGCGTACTGCGGCGCTGCAGACCGCCAAGGCCGAGTTCGGCGGCCTCGACCTGTTGATCAACAACGCCGGGGTCAGCGCCTTGGGGCGTTTTGTCGGTTCCGATCCCGACCGGCTGCGCTCCGTGATGGAGCTGAACCTGTTCGCCGCGGCTGAGCTGATACGCGGGGCGGCGCCGATGCTCGCCGATGGCGACGACCCGTTGGTCGTGAACATGGGCTCGGTCCTGGGCCATGTCGGGGCGCCCCACAACAGCGAGTATTGCGCAAGCAAGTTCGCCCTCCGCGGCCTGTCCGAGGCGATCCGCCCGGAGTTACGCCGTTCGGGCATCGGCCTTCTGTTGGTCTCTCCCGGCACGGTGGCGACCGAGTTCTTCGACCACGTGGTCGACAAGCGGAACGATCCGCCGTGGGGCAAACCTCGCGGCGTGACGCCGGAGCGGGTGGCCCGGCGCACCGTGAGAGCGATGAAATGGCGGCGGCGTGAGATCGTCGTTGGTTGCGCGGCCCACGCGATGGTGCTGGCGAACCGCCTGTTCCCCAGGCTGGTGAGATGCGCGTTGCGGCGTTACGGTTGA
- a CDS encoding RluA family pseudouridine synthase gives MPNSPHSALDVLYDDGPCLVINKPAGLLTQAPVGIDSLELHVREFYKQRENTTGKIYLGIVHRIDRPVTGCIAFGRHVRAASRMAAQFQQRTVDKTYWAFVEGRVSPDQGTWTDHLHKRHGMSQSIVVPEDDPRGKLAVLHYRVLHATEEGTWLEIQLETGRTHQIRVQAASRGHAIWGDSQYGSQRLFGDQAVDLRERGIALHARFLGLRHPMRDERVEVTAPLPASWEALQLPAAAG, from the coding sequence ATGCCAAACTCGCCCCACTCCGCGCTCGACGTGCTTTACGACGACGGCCCCTGCCTGGTGATCAACAAGCCCGCGGGATTGCTGACCCAGGCTCCTGTGGGCATCGACAGCCTGGAGCTGCACGTCCGCGAGTTTTACAAGCAGCGTGAGAACACCACCGGCAAGATTTACCTGGGCATTGTTCACCGCATCGACAGGCCGGTGACCGGCTGCATCGCCTTCGGCCGCCACGTGCGGGCCGCCAGCCGCATGGCGGCGCAGTTCCAACAGCGCACGGTCGACAAGACCTATTGGGCGTTTGTCGAGGGCCGGGTGTCTCCCGACCAAGGGACCTGGACCGACCACCTGCACAAGCGGCACGGCATGAGCCAGTCGATTGTCGTGCCGGAAGACGACCCACGCGGCAAGCTCGCCGTGCTGCACTACCGCGTGCTGCACGCCACCGAGGAAGGCACGTGGCTCGAGATCCAACTCGAGACCGGCCGCACGCACCAGATCCGTGTGCAAGCCGCCTCGCGTGGACACGCCATCTGGGGCGACTCGCAATACGGCTCGCAGCGTCTGTTCGGCGACCAAGCGGTTGACCTGCGTGAACGGGGCATCGCGTTGCACGCCCGCTTCCTTGGCTTGCGTCATCCGATGCGCGACGAGCGGGTCGAGGTCACAGCGCCGCTGCCGGCTAGCTGGGAGGCGTTGCAACTCCCTGCCGCTGCGGGCTAA